From one Luteolibacter arcticus genomic stretch:
- a CDS encoding MOSC domain-containing protein, producing the protein MALHTGPAAQVTSGGSGAWWDKDWVTGFYKQAREGPQWLGYQGFRGDEVADTRVHGGVEKAVCVYPSEHYAYWNEVPDLAGLPTGAFGENLTTRGLLEEEVCIGDIFAVGEALVQVSQPRQPCWKLARRWQVKDLAAQVERNGRTGFYFRVLRHGAVAAGDGIELRERPHAEWTLARCNRVMHQREGGAEADRALAECPALSGSWKDGLWSRGRVREGDAFARREQPK; encoded by the coding sequence ATGGCTCTCCATACCGGTCCGGCGGCGCAGGTGACCAGTGGCGGGAGTGGCGCGTGGTGGGACAAGGACTGGGTCACGGGCTTCTACAAGCAGGCGCGGGAGGGTCCTCAGTGGCTGGGCTATCAGGGCTTCCGCGGTGACGAGGTGGCGGACACCCGGGTCCACGGCGGCGTGGAGAAGGCGGTGTGCGTCTATCCCTCCGAGCACTATGCGTATTGGAATGAGGTTCCGGACTTGGCCGGGCTGCCGACCGGGGCCTTTGGCGAGAATTTGACGACGCGTGGATTGCTGGAGGAGGAGGTGTGCATCGGTGACATCTTTGCCGTGGGGGAGGCGCTGGTGCAGGTTTCGCAGCCGCGGCAGCCGTGTTGGAAGCTGGCGCGGCGCTGGCAGGTGAAGGACCTGGCCGCGCAGGTGGAGCGGAACGGGCGGACGGGATTCTACTTCCGGGTGCTGCGGCATGGCGCGGTCGCGGCGGGGGATGGCATCGAGCTTCGCGAGCGGCCGCATGCGGAATGGACGCTCGCCCGCTGCAATCGCGTGATGCACCAGCGCGAGGGCGGTGCGGAGGCGGATCGAGCGCTGGCGGAGTGCCCGGCGCTCTCCGGGAGCTGGAAGGATGGGCTGTGGAGTCGCGGGCGGGTGAGGGAAGGCGATGCTTTCGCGCGGCGGGAGCAACCGAAATGA
- a CDS encoding NUDIX domain-containing protein → MFRNLIFDWSGTLVDDLPPVLEATNHVLGIYGKEPLDREGFRLRFRLPYAEFYEEMIPGVPLGELEVHFRKAFGASQVPVTILPHAREKLEWCRDHGIRCFVLTSMDSDAFQSQLVGLGLADFFEATYSGVLDKRERILGILETHRLAPEESAFVGDMTHDIDTARHGNLTSIAVLTGYTHAGPLAAARPDLTVPDLAVLQRLLERPGWKPRPVPTVGALLHDGRGKLLMVRTHKWGHRWGIPGGKIRRGESSLDALRREIREETGLEITQPAFVLVQDCIDSTEFQRPEHFLLLNYVARTQPGDVILNDEAQEFRWVTPAAALGLDLNRPTRTLLVEALNQGLIEHPV, encoded by the coding sequence CTACGGCAAGGAGCCCCTGGACCGCGAGGGCTTCCGCCTGCGCTTCAGGCTGCCCTACGCCGAGTTCTATGAGGAAATGATCCCCGGCGTCCCGCTGGGGGAGCTGGAGGTTCATTTCCGCAAGGCCTTCGGTGCGTCGCAGGTGCCCGTGACGATTTTGCCACATGCCCGGGAGAAGCTCGAGTGGTGCCGCGACCACGGCATCCGCTGCTTCGTCCTGACCAGCATGGATAGCGATGCCTTCCAGTCGCAGCTTGTCGGGCTCGGGCTGGCCGACTTTTTCGAAGCGACCTACTCCGGTGTGCTGGACAAGCGCGAACGGATCCTCGGTATCCTGGAAACGCACCGCCTCGCTCCGGAGGAAAGCGCCTTCGTGGGCGACATGACCCATGACATCGATACGGCGCGCCACGGGAATCTCACGTCGATCGCGGTGCTGACGGGCTACACGCACGCGGGGCCCTTGGCGGCGGCGCGGCCGGACCTGACCGTGCCGGATCTGGCGGTGCTGCAGCGCTTGTTGGAACGACCGGGCTGGAAGCCGCGGCCGGTGCCTACCGTCGGTGCGCTGCTTCACGATGGCCGTGGCAAGCTGCTGATGGTCCGCACCCACAAGTGGGGCCACCGCTGGGGCATCCCGGGCGGCAAGATCCGCCGTGGGGAAAGCTCGCTCGATGCCCTGCGCCGCGAGATCCGCGAGGAGACGGGGCTGGAGATCACCCAGCCCGCCTTCGTGCTGGTGCAGGACTGCATCGATTCCACCGAGTTCCAGCGGCCGGAGCACTTCCTGCTGCTCAACTACGTGGCCCGCACCCAGCCCGGGGACGTCATCCTCAATGACGAGGCGCAGGAATTCCGGTGGGTCACGCCTGCTGCTGCGTTGGGGTTGGATCTGAATCGGCCGACTCGGACGCTGCTGGTCGAGGCGCTGAATCAAGGGCTGATCGAGCATCCGGTGTGA
- a CDS encoding helix-turn-helix domain-containing protein codes for MSQKELADQLGITAAHLCGIEKGNKKPSLELLSKYAEYFKLPLSSLIYFTEHADSAEGRRPISRKAIDMLDWIERATRI; via the coding sequence GTGAGCCAAAAAGAATTGGCGGACCAGCTTGGGATCACCGCAGCGCATCTTTGCGGAATTGAGAAAGGAAATAAGAAGCCCTCCTTGGAGCTTCTTTCGAAGTATGCGGAATACTTCAAGTTGCCGCTGAGTTCGTTGATCTATTTCACCGAGCATGCCGATTCGGCCGAGGGGCGGAGACCGATTTCTCGTAAAGCGATTGACATGTTGGATTGGATCGAACGTGCGACCAGAATCTAG
- a CDS encoding sulfite exporter TauE/SafE family protein, protein MPGHQEWIVLAAGFLAAVMNAVAGGGTMLTFPALMAAGLSGVMANTTSTVALFIGMPGSVWAFRHRLREVKAWIVPLGIVSLLGGLAGGWLLLALPSSYFDAVVPWLLLMATTLFLLNAPIQRWLKKKRGEGHDTEPDRPKTWGLAFQTGVAIYGGYFGAGIGIMMLAGLGLLGLRDVNRMNALKSVLALLCNIASVAYFIACGSVDWRLAGWLIAGSIPGYFLGAHFAQKIPAIAVRIIVAVIGLGIAGHLFWKQMA, encoded by the coding sequence GTGCCCGGTCACCAGGAATGGATCGTCCTCGCCGCCGGGTTCCTCGCGGCGGTGATGAATGCCGTGGCCGGCGGCGGCACCATGCTCACCTTCCCCGCCCTCATGGCGGCAGGCCTCAGCGGCGTGATGGCAAATACCACCTCCACGGTCGCCCTTTTCATCGGCATGCCCGGCAGCGTCTGGGCCTTCCGCCACCGGCTGCGCGAGGTGAAGGCGTGGATCGTCCCGCTGGGAATCGTGAGCCTGTTAGGCGGGCTGGCCGGCGGCTGGTTGCTGCTCGCGCTGCCGTCCTCCTACTTCGATGCCGTGGTGCCGTGGCTGCTGCTGATGGCCACCACCCTGTTTCTCCTGAATGCCCCGATCCAGCGCTGGCTGAAGAAAAAGCGCGGCGAAGGCCACGACACCGAGCCCGACCGCCCAAAAACCTGGGGCCTCGCCTTCCAAACCGGCGTCGCCATCTACGGCGGCTACTTCGGCGCGGGCATCGGCATCATGATGCTGGCCGGCCTCGGCCTCCTCGGCCTGCGCGACGTGAACCGCATGAACGCGCTGAAATCCGTGCTCGCGCTCCTCTGCAATATCGCCTCCGTGGCCTACTTCATCGCCTGCGGCAGCGTCGATTGGCGGCTCGCCGGCTGGCTCATCGCCGGCTCCATCCCCGGCTATTTCCTCGGCGCCCATTTCGCCCAGAAAATCCCCGCCATCGCCGTCCGGATCATCGTCGCCGTCATCGGATTGGGCATCGCGGGCCATCTTTTCTGGAAACAGATGGCCTGA
- a CDS encoding FitA-like ribbon-helix-helix domain-containing protein, protein MSTTLTIHNLDKGVEEKLRIRAALHQRSMEAEAKEILTRSVAEDDPLVSTLTSAQERMRTAIESVRGIWTDRGTTSEWMQASRADDNDDAYSGHPQTGR, encoded by the coding sequence GTGAGCACCACTCTGACGATCCACAATCTGGACAAAGGCGTGGAAGAAAAGCTGCGTATCCGCGCCGCTCTCCATCAGCGTTCGATGGAAGCAGAGGCCAAGGAAATCCTGACCCGCTCGGTGGCAGAAGACGACCCGCTCGTTTCGACCCTCACCTCCGCCCAGGAGCGGATGCGCACCGCGATTGAGTCCGTGCGTGGAATCTGGACCGACCGCGGCACCACCAGCGAGTGGATGCAAGCAAGCCGTGCCGACGACAACGACGATGCTTATTCTGGTCATCCGCAGACCGGGCGCTGA
- the folB gene encoding dihydroneopterin aldolase yields the protein MEDRHQIEIRRLKVSCHIGVPDEERALPQQLRVSVKLSVSSPFHTMGDEISRTLDYAALAGAIQDLAAARPRRLIETLAADVAGLAMDFGVVTAVEVTVEKYILPDTECVAVHLRRERESV from the coding sequence ATGGAAGATCGCCACCAGATCGAAATCCGCCGTCTCAAGGTGAGTTGTCACATCGGCGTCCCGGATGAGGAGCGCGCGCTGCCGCAGCAACTGCGGGTGAGCGTGAAGTTGTCGGTATCGTCACCTTTCCACACGATGGGTGACGAGATTTCCCGCACGCTCGACTATGCCGCATTGGCCGGGGCGATCCAGGACCTCGCGGCGGCTCGTCCGCGGCGGCTGATCGAGACCCTGGCGGCGGATGTTGCCGGCCTCGCAATGGACTTCGGGGTGGTCACGGCGGTGGAAGTGACTGTGGAGAAATATATCCTGCCGGATACGGAATGCGTGGCCGTGCACCTCCGCCGCGAGCGGGAATCGGTCTAA
- the rsmB gene encoding 16S rRNA (cytosine(967)-C(5))-methyltransferase RsmB — protein MKSPRRAAVSILRAWTKGHAYAENLIERHASRNDLSSADRALLNAIVLGVLRNLRLLDHWISQLRKGKLDDETRDILRVGLCQLLILELPDHAAVFETVELGKSGARGLINAVMRRAAATKKKLFDLEGVPPETCYSHPEWLFKRWKKAYGKEEAIELMAFNNHPAPTIARLNPLVASDFQAPESDLPDGFFQIEGPIPNHLLASGAIYIQDPATRHSVDLLDPRPGERVLDACAAPGGKAFLIAAAQGGGKDLVCTDSNEKRLPRLRENLERLQIKDAEIDCHDWSTPGPGKWHGAFDAILLDVPCSNTGVFRRRVDVRWRLKPADITALTKLQRQIIENALPCLKPGGRLVYSTCSVEAEENAALIDAVLADHPELSLEDTRQALPQRDGTDGAFAACLRLA, from the coding sequence ATGAAATCCCCGCGCCGCGCTGCTGTCTCCATTCTCCGGGCTTGGACGAAGGGGCATGCCTATGCTGAAAACCTGATCGAGCGGCATGCTTCGCGGAACGACCTCTCCTCCGCCGACCGGGCGCTGCTGAATGCGATCGTGCTCGGCGTGCTGAGGAATTTGCGGCTGCTCGACCACTGGATCAGCCAGCTTCGCAAGGGCAAACTGGATGACGAGACGCGAGACATCCTGCGCGTGGGGCTTTGCCAGTTGCTGATCCTGGAGCTGCCCGATCACGCGGCGGTCTTCGAAACCGTGGAACTCGGCAAGAGCGGTGCGCGGGGGCTGATCAATGCGGTGATGCGCCGCGCGGCGGCGACGAAGAAGAAACTCTTCGACCTGGAAGGCGTGCCGCCGGAGACCTGCTACTCGCATCCGGAATGGCTCTTCAAGCGCTGGAAGAAGGCCTACGGGAAGGAAGAAGCGATCGAGCTGATGGCCTTCAACAACCATCCCGCACCGACCATCGCGCGGCTCAACCCGCTCGTGGCGTCCGATTTCCAGGCGCCGGAAAGCGACTTGCCCGATGGCTTTTTCCAGATCGAGGGCCCGATTCCCAACCACCTTCTCGCGTCCGGCGCGATCTACATCCAGGACCCCGCGACGCGGCACTCCGTGGACTTATTAGACCCGCGCCCCGGCGAGCGCGTGCTCGATGCCTGCGCCGCCCCGGGCGGCAAGGCCTTCCTCATCGCCGCAGCCCAAGGCGGCGGCAAGGACCTCGTCTGCACCGACTCGAACGAGAAGCGCCTGCCCCGCCTGCGCGAGAATCTCGAGCGCCTTCAAATCAAGGACGCCGAGATCGACTGCCACGACTGGAGCACGCCCGGACCGGGGAAGTGGCACGGCGCCTTCGATGCGATCCTGCTCGATGTCCCCTGCTCGAACACCGGCGTCTTCCGCCGCCGCGTCGATGTCCGTTGGCGCCTCAAGCCCGCCGACATCACCGCCCTGACCAAGCTCCAGCGCCAGATCATCGAGAACGCCTTGCCCTGCCTCAAACCCGGCGGCCGGCTCGTCTACTCCACCTGCTCGGTCGAGGCCGAGGAGAATGCCGCGCTCATCGACGCCGTGCTCGCCGATCACCCCGAGTTGTCCCTCGAGGACACCCGCCAGGCACTCCCGCAGCGGGATGGCACCGACGGCGCCTTCGCCGCCTGCCTGCGGCTGGCTTGA
- a CDS encoding reverse transcriptase family protein: MIARYPIEKSPLYRAGPNKLASLLGFKSGKALKAFVGDCEKSYACFQHDGRGIEHPLRKLQVAHKRLSTLLVRIEVPDYLQSGVKGRSYIGNARRHAHNAGKRAFTMDIQKFFQSASYKYVWKCFAKQFELDLDVASILTRLVVIRGHIPTGSSVSTILSFYAYRVMFDRINDCCESGGVTFSCYVDDITCSGDGATRRLAGEVKRIVRSYGLTPHPSKTKYYQPSAPKMITGAAVTKKGLRLPNKRRKAIHEDFKSLLGREVSENVEVMKNRLRGRLGEASLFEDRFKKPLKSPVLRQGSSQ; this comes from the coding sequence ATGATCGCTCGATACCCGATAGAAAAGTCTCCGTTGTATCGAGCTGGTCCAAACAAACTCGCTTCTTTGCTTGGGTTCAAATCTGGCAAAGCACTCAAGGCGTTTGTTGGCGATTGCGAAAAGTCATACGCTTGTTTTCAGCATGACGGCAGGGGAATCGAGCACCCGCTTCGGAAGCTTCAGGTTGCTCACAAGCGACTTAGCACTTTGCTCGTAAGAATTGAAGTTCCCGATTATCTTCAGTCCGGAGTAAAGGGAAGGTCTTATATCGGGAATGCCCGCAGGCATGCTCATAACGCCGGCAAGAGAGCGTTCACGATGGACATTCAAAAGTTTTTTCAGAGTGCCTCATATAAGTATGTGTGGAAGTGCTTCGCAAAGCAATTCGAATTGGATTTGGATGTTGCCTCAATATTAACTCGTCTTGTTGTGATCAGGGGGCATATACCTACTGGATCGAGTGTAAGTACAATTCTTTCTTTTTACGCTTATCGAGTGATGTTTGATCGGATTAATGATTGCTGCGAAAGTGGGGGTGTTACATTTTCTTGCTACGTTGATGATATTACATGTTCTGGTGACGGAGCGACCCGACGTTTGGCTGGGGAGGTAAAGCGTATTGTTCGCAGCTACGGCCTCACACCGCATCCGAGCAAAACGAAATACTATCAACCCAGTGCCCCGAAGATGATTACGGGCGCTGCAGTTACCAAGAAGGGGCTTAGGCTACCTAACAAGAGGCGCAAGGCAATTCATGAGGATTTCAAATCCCTGTTAGGGCGCGAGGTTTCCGAGAATGTTGAAGTAATGAAGAACAGGCTGCGTGGACGGCTTGGTGAAGCATCGCTCTTCGAGGATCGTTTTAAGAAGCCTTTGAAATCTCCCGTTCTGAGGCAGGGCTCTTCTCAATAG
- a CDS encoding UDP-glucose dehydrogenase family protein has translation MKITIIGTGYVGLTSGTCFAEVGHEVTCVDNNPDKVATLLAGQVPIYEPGLEELVKQNVAAGRLKFTTSTEEGVKNGEVIFIAVPTPPQPDGSVDLSFIEKVAREIAQCLTPELGYRVIVDKSTVPVKTGDKVEQTVRRYAPPGVEFGVVSNPEFLREGCAVDDLLHPDRVVIGSNDDRALAYMQKIYEPFVAPVLVTDINSAELIKHAANSFLALKISYINAVANICEASGADVEKVAEGIGMDKRIGRSFLNAGLGYGGSCFPKDIKAFIHISETLGQPFGLLKEVEKINADQLDRFLNKIREKLWVFREKKIALWGLAFKQNTDDVRESVAIRLAQKMLAEGATIRATDPEAIETAKKFGELKGDITYHTDLYETLDDADCLIIATEWPAFAKVDLTEITKRLRTPLVFDGRNLLDPKDAKAANLEYISIGR, from the coding sequence ATGAAGATCACGATCATCGGGACCGGATATGTCGGTCTCACCTCCGGCACTTGCTTTGCCGAAGTTGGCCACGAGGTTACCTGCGTTGACAACAACCCGGACAAAGTCGCCACCCTGCTCGCCGGCCAAGTGCCGATCTATGAGCCCGGCCTTGAGGAATTGGTGAAGCAGAACGTGGCCGCCGGCCGCCTGAAATTCACCACCTCCACCGAGGAAGGCGTCAAGAATGGCGAGGTGATTTTCATCGCCGTGCCGACCCCGCCGCAGCCGGATGGCTCGGTGGACCTGTCCTTCATCGAGAAGGTGGCCCGCGAGATCGCCCAGTGCCTCACCCCGGAGCTCGGCTACCGCGTCATCGTGGACAAGTCCACGGTGCCCGTGAAGACCGGCGACAAGGTCGAGCAGACCGTCCGCCGCTACGCCCCTCCTGGCGTCGAGTTCGGCGTCGTCTCCAATCCCGAGTTCCTCCGCGAAGGCTGCGCCGTCGATGACCTGCTGCATCCCGACCGCGTCGTGATCGGCTCGAATGACGACCGCGCGCTGGCCTACATGCAGAAGATTTATGAGCCCTTCGTGGCTCCGGTGCTCGTCACCGACATCAACTCTGCCGAGCTCATCAAGCACGCCGCGAACTCCTTCCTGGCGCTCAAGATCTCCTATATCAATGCCGTGGCGAACATCTGCGAGGCCTCCGGTGCCGACGTGGAAAAGGTCGCCGAAGGCATCGGCATGGACAAGCGCATCGGCCGCTCCTTCCTGAATGCCGGCCTCGGCTACGGCGGCTCCTGCTTCCCGAAGGACATCAAGGCCTTCATCCATATCTCCGAAACGCTCGGCCAGCCCTTCGGCCTGCTCAAGGAAGTCGAGAAGATCAACGCCGACCAGCTCGACCGCTTCCTCAACAAGATCCGCGAGAAGCTCTGGGTCTTCCGTGAGAAGAAGATCGCCCTCTGGGGCCTCGCCTTCAAACAGAACACCGACGACGTCCGCGAATCCGTCGCCATCCGCCTCGCCCAGAAGATGCTCGCCGAAGGTGCCACCATCCGCGCCACCGACCCGGAAGCCATCGAGACCGCCAAGAAATTCGGCGAACTCAAGGGCGACATCACCTACCACACCGACCTCTACGAGACGCTTGATGACGCCGACTGCCTCATCATCGCCACCGAGTGGCCGGCCTTCGCCAAGGTCGATCTCACCGAGATCACCAAGCGCCTCCGCACCCCGCTCGTCTTCGACGGCCGCAACCTCCTCGATCCAAAGGACGCCAAGGCTGCGAACCTCGAATACATTTCCATCGGCCGCTGA